A genomic segment from Peribacillus sp. ACCC06369 encodes:
- a CDS encoding GRP family sugar transporter produces the protein MEGFLFALLPALTWGSLVLVSEKLGGNSYNQTLGITIGSLLFAIMMSFINPPEWNSLVWIVGIISGIGWAFGQLFQFNSVKEIGVSKTVPISTGLQILGNTFFAVIIFREWNDRITVIIGIVAIICLITGVLLTSYGDGDNKKAGSMKKGIFYLAISTVGYVTYVIVVRWNEVDGWSAILPQAIGMFLAALLLSIRHKPFNKYAGRNILTGIMWAIGNIGLLLANPKVGVAIAFSFSQMGIVISTLGGIFLLGEKKSKKQMAFVIIGCVLVITGGIMIGFTKE, from the coding sequence GTGGAAGGTTTTCTCTTTGCGCTACTCCCTGCATTGACATGGGGCAGCTTAGTGCTTGTTTCCGAAAAACTCGGAGGCAACTCTTATAATCAAACGCTTGGCATTACAATCGGGTCATTACTGTTCGCCATCATGATGTCTTTCATCAATCCGCCGGAATGGAACAGTCTAGTGTGGATTGTCGGCATCATTTCCGGGATAGGCTGGGCATTCGGGCAGTTATTTCAATTCAATAGCGTCAAGGAAATCGGGGTATCGAAAACCGTTCCAATCTCAACAGGACTGCAAATTCTAGGAAATACATTCTTTGCGGTTATCATTTTCAGGGAATGGAATGACAGGATTACAGTCATCATCGGCATTGTTGCAATAATCTGTTTGATTACAGGTGTCTTGCTGACGAGCTACGGCGATGGTGATAACAAAAAAGCAGGTAGCATGAAAAAAGGGATTTTTTATCTTGCCATTTCAACAGTGGGTTATGTTACATATGTCATTGTAGTCAGATGGAATGAAGTTGACGGATGGTCGGCGATCCTGCCTCAAGCAATTGGCATGTTCCTAGCTGCCCTGCTCCTTTCCATCAGACATAAACCGTTTAATAAGTATGCCGGACGAAATATTCTAACCGGAATCATGTGGGCAATCGGCAATATCGGTCTCCTGCTCGCTAATCCAAAAGTGGGCGTTGCCATCGCTTTCTCATTTTCCCAAATGGGAATCGTCATTTCGACTTTAGGCGGCATCTTTCTTTTAGGAGAGAAAAAGTCCAAAAAACAAATGGCCTTCGTCATCATCGGATGTGTACTCGTAATTACTGGCGGAATCATGATCGGCTTTACAAAAGAATAG